A region of Salinibacter sp. 10B DNA encodes the following proteins:
- a CDS encoding SusD/RagB family nutrient-binding outer membrane lipoprotein: protein MNWTRLTRLLPSLVAIGALALVLTACDGLSDFGDMNQDPTSTNNLSPGIEFSTIQLGTAGSRYEVWRHNLIYTAQIAQQVVHPGGVGAGSQNGYVSSWSGAFFGANYYGGANGNNITANVKNIVNLVNRLEGQPDQVNRLAAARIWKALIFQRLTDTYGDVPYFEAGQGAIDGNFSPAYTPQEEIYEDLHRELRAAVNQFDSSRPMYGSSDLVFGGDIEKWKQFANSLQLRLAMRIKDVEPDSARIWAEEAINSGVMQGMEDEVYINHQNGPTSNSAVAYNTNAIGEVCEAFRGSCPYLSEEMVTWMKDNNDPRLPHVGAVFAVGEASDAETDPAAQKGMPAGVTTTELPDDPGTYSRINPNLTDLDDPFYLLSYAEVEFMLAEAQVEWGIAPNSAEAHYEAGVEAAMKKLERYGSASFTSSEIKNYYNNSNPFPSGEEAQLEAINTQYWAATFPHGLEAWANWKVTGYPELTPPDEQGSTQGQIIRRLAYPQEEGDLNSDNYNEALNRQGITQSNRLTARMWWDAQ, encoded by the coding sequence ATGAATTGGACTCGACTCACACGATTACTTCCCTCCCTGGTCGCGATCGGGGCCCTGGCACTCGTCCTGACCGCCTGCGACGGCCTCAGTGACTTTGGGGACATGAACCAGGACCCGACGTCTACAAACAATCTGTCGCCGGGCATTGAATTCTCGACCATACAGCTCGGCACGGCGGGCAGCCGCTACGAGGTCTGGCGTCACAACCTCATTTACACCGCCCAAATTGCCCAGCAGGTGGTGCATCCCGGCGGCGTTGGGGCCGGGAGCCAAAACGGATACGTTAGTTCGTGGTCCGGTGCGTTCTTCGGTGCCAATTACTACGGGGGCGCGAACGGGAATAACATCACGGCCAACGTGAAAAACATCGTGAACCTCGTGAATCGCCTCGAAGGACAGCCGGATCAGGTTAACCGGCTGGCCGCCGCCCGCATCTGGAAGGCGCTGATCTTCCAGCGCCTCACCGATACGTACGGGGACGTGCCGTACTTCGAAGCGGGCCAGGGCGCCATCGACGGCAACTTCTCACCGGCCTACACACCGCAGGAGGAAATTTACGAGGACCTGCATCGCGAGCTGCGAGCGGCCGTCAATCAGTTCGATTCCTCGCGCCCGATGTACGGGTCTTCTGACCTCGTCTTCGGTGGCGACATCGAAAAGTGGAAACAGTTCGCCAACTCGCTGCAGCTGCGACTGGCGATGCGCATCAAGGACGTGGAGCCGGACTCAGCCCGCATCTGGGCAGAAGAGGCTATCAACTCCGGCGTGATGCAGGGCATGGAGGATGAGGTCTACATCAATCACCAGAATGGACCCACCTCCAACTCCGCCGTGGCGTACAATACAAACGCCATCGGCGAGGTCTGCGAGGCCTTCCGGGGATCCTGCCCGTACCTGTCCGAGGAGATGGTCACCTGGATGAAGGACAACAACGACCCGCGCCTGCCGCACGTCGGGGCAGTCTTCGCCGTCGGTGAAGCCTCTGACGCCGAGACCGATCCGGCTGCCCAAAAGGGCATGCCTGCGGGCGTCACCACGACCGAGTTGCCCGATGACCCGGGCACTTACTCTCGGATCAACCCGAATCTCACCGATTTGGACGATCCGTTCTACCTCCTGAGTTATGCAGAGGTCGAGTTCATGCTGGCCGAAGCCCAGGTGGAATGGGGCATCGCGCCCAACTCCGCCGAGGCCCACTATGAGGCCGGCGTTGAGGCGGCCATGAAGAAGCTTGAGCGCTACGGAAGCGCGAGCTTCACCAGCTCGGAAATCAAGAACTACTACAACAACAGCAATCCTTTCCCTTCGGGAGAGGAGGCGCAGCTGGAGGCCATCAACACGCAGTACTGGGCCGCCACCTTCCCCCATGGCCTGGAAGCCTGGGCCAACTGGAAGGTAACGGGCTATCCTGAGCTGACCCCGCCCGACGAGCAGGGCTCTACGCAGGGACAGATCATCCGTCGCCTTGCCTATCCGCAGGAAGAGGGCGACCTCAACAGCGATAACTACAACGAGGCGCTCAATCGACAGGGCATTACCCAGAGCAATCGGCTCACCGCTCGCATGTGGTGGGACGCTCAGTAG